Below is a genomic region from Zea mays cultivar B73 chromosome 9, Zm-B73-REFERENCE-NAM-5.0, whole genome shotgun sequence.
ACCGGAGGCTGGAGCACGCCCGCAGGGATGGTGGCGGCAGCACGCAGGACTTGATGGTGACTGGCAAGGTGGCCAGCGTCGCAGGTGCTGGCTCTGACAGGATGAAATAGCAAACACAAACAGAAAACGGGTTGGACCATTGAGGTTTGGGAAGTTTGGGTATTTCGGGTACCGGAGGGtggtacccgaattacccgaaataaGTTCTTAAAGTTGGTACCCGAATTTCACAAATAAAAACCGGGTTGCAGGTAATTCGGGTTCAGGTATCGGGTTACGAATTTTTTGCCCAGACCTAACTGCTTCTACAGTGTTtttgtctctatggattgcaggtGCACCATTCCAAACAGCCGGCTTTAATCCGAAGCAAACAGCCTAAACTAATATGATTTTATGCGGAATATACTTGTACATATTGTTGACCATATgtaggagatatttatgtgctatatttctaCTATAGTGGAGCGAACCAAAGAACGTGTTATAAGTTGTAGAGTAGAAACATAGCCTGGTGATACATAAAATCAATTTCCATCCCCCatcctatgaatttgagataggcttatatatagactttggaaagtggtggaatgtcaaattccaagccAAATTGCCCACTCCATTAAGTAGATATCAATTCCTTCAAAATGAATGGATCTAAACAGCCCCTAATAGAAATTAGATTTTGAAGTTACATTTTTTAAATGCCAACTATATCCAAAAAAAATGGTAACTTCAAAAAGTAATACAATCAAGGAGACCAACTAGCAACTGAATTCCAATATAATAACATTTACCTGAGAAGAGGAAGCTAATACTTGCGGATGTACATTAGGCTCCACCAGTCCGTATAACTGGGCCTCATTGTTTGTATGCATATTAGGATCTTCATGACTATAAGCCTGCAGAGTGCAGATATTGAAGTTCTAGATGTCATGGACAATGCCAAAAAACTCACTCGAAATAAGAATTACAACTTCACTGTCTAATTAATAACCTAGCAAAGAAAATGCCGAATGAAAAAGCCTTCAGCCATGTGATGTGTAACATCAACAAAGATACCCACTGACAAACCCACTACACAAATATTTCTCATTACCGAAAAAGCAGTCAAAGTCGAGGTGATTTGGGTATTGTCACCGTCTGCTGCTCCAATTGGAGTGTCGCTCTGAACTAAGCCCAGGCCATCATCATTCTCTACTTGACCACTCATTCGATCACTATCCTCAGATGGGGGCAAGGAAATCTCAGCCGTTGATGTGGACAGGTGTTGTGAAGATCTAGCTTGCTCATCCATGTCATCAGGTCCAGCATCCAAACTATCATATTCACTTGCCTGTTGAACTGACTCTTGTACACTACATATAACAAAAGAATTGTCAGAGGAAGACATATCTCTAAATTGCCCACATCGTGCCAGAGTGCAAGAATAGCATTCAGAAAGTATGACTATGATTCACCAAACGTAAAGAATAAGAAGTTATAAATGTACCCAGAACCTAAAAACCAAATGGCTATGTCAATAAAACTGCAGGCTTGTAAAGTATTTCACCATGTAAAAGGACTATAGATGCTTAGGTAGCACATAGCACATTGACAATAGATGTGACATAAACTACAGAATCAAGTTTATTGCATAAAGTATTTTAACTAGAAAAAAAAATCATAGGAACTACATAATCTAGTTGATCACTTATCAGTATACAATATCAATAACTTCAGGAGGTCAACTTCCTGACGCAATGACGATTGCCACAAGTTTATCTGTTTTTTATTAAAAGAATTGGGAAAGGTCCACCTAACTGTTCTGGTTGCTCAGTGTCTTGTGGGGTCGAGGCAGATACTTGTTCCGAATCCAAACCAGATGTGAAACTGCCAAACCTTAACTTGGTCTGCTCATATTCTGGCACACGAAGATGTTCCGGAATAATAACATGCTCCACCTCATGCAAGTTAGTTTGTGAAATTTTTTCAGGCAATTCGTTTACATTCAGTGTGTTGGCACTTTCACAGTTGCTAGCTGAAGGAGATGTAGCATCAGCTATACTGTTATCTGCATCAATGGTCGGTGACTTCTTTGTCGATTTTGGCTTCCACTCCTTAATAGGGTGTACTGCTGAAGATAAAATGTAATTTTATCAGATTGTTTACCTAATATATAATGAATAAAGAAAAACTACAAAGCCAGACATCAAGTGGCAAATATAATTTTTTAAACTCAGCAATTCTGTGGTAACACAGAACATTTCCAGAAAGTGCATTCTAAGTTGCAAATCCATTTTGCCAATTAACAAGTATTTCAGTGAATAGTCACATGAGAATAAATCTTAGGGTAGCTATATAGATCTTCATACAAAGCAAAAAGTAACATACAGTTAAAGCAAAAAGTAACATACAGTTAAAATGAAGTTAAACATGAGGTCCACCATTTTTTATATATAAGGGGAGGGGGAAAGGAATTGCCCAGGGCTGAAACCCCCACAACACAAGGTGGAGACGAATGTACATGGAAACACAAAAAAAGCACAATATGTCGATTCCTGGAACACAGTAGGCACTACACCCAGTTCTAAAATTGATTAAAACCACTTAGAGAAATAATTATGTCAAAATATCTTCGGCATGTTTGCTTTCAAACTTATAAAAGATATAAAGCACAATCTAAATTATATATATTTTTCACAAAAACCATTAGGGTTTGTTTGGTTGATCCCCAATCCAAGAGGATTGGAGAGGATTGAAGGGGGCTGAGGAGGATTTTGACTTGTAGGGAATtgaatccacctcaatgccctccaATCCCCTGGGATTAACTGAACATGCCCTTACAGAGTTGCTGCTGACAAAAACTAACATTTTGATATGAACTCTTCTGATGACAAAAAAATAAAGCTTAGACATCACTGCCAGATGATACCTTTTTGGTTGCTAGTAGAACCCTGGTGATATCTGTTGGTGTTTTGTGCAACAAAAGATCTAACAGTGGGCCTTCCACGAAACATTGTATCAGGTCTCTGGTTTTGTTGAATGTTTCTAGACATGAAAGCTGAGTAACGCCCAGATGCCCCTACTGAGGTAAAACTCCCCCTCTGAATATTTGCATAAGAACCACTTGGTGCATGCATCTGAGAACCCGAACGGGCAGCAAATTGCCTAGTAGAATTAACAACTCCAACATGACGTTGAGCAGGTCCAACAGTTCCACCGGCAATTCTAACATTGGCTGACCCATGAGCTGGGTCAGAACCTGGAAAGTGCTGCTCATTCTGAGGGTTCTTCAAATATGGCTTCACATGCTTCTCTGTAGTACCTTGAGCATCCCTCTTCCCTTGGGTTGTGTCAGAGTTGGAGTTCTGCATAGCATTTTGATGTGTGATCTGGTCACCTGAGGTTGTAGCAGGTGAGCGGTTTCGACCAGACTGAACAAGAGTACTGAACATAGACAATCCAGTAAGGAAAGTATTAGTTTGATTATAATAAGATGTTCATGCAAAACAATTGACAAAAATTTGAAGATAGCAACTTTCATAATTGTATTTTAGACATTTGATCAGTGTATTACAGCTCTGGAACCTAGCTGCAAATGAACAACAAAATGGCCATAGCAAACATATATAAAACTAAAGTCGTAGAAAACACAGAATTCAGTCAATGCAGCTACCTGCATGCATGGAACATTTACCTCAACAAATGTACCCTGCAATTTCATAGGATTTGTTCGTGTACCATAGGCACGGAACAAAGAAACATCAAACCTAGAGCATTTAATCATTTTTACATTATTAaattagggggtgtttgggatgGCTCTAGGGTCCAGCTCCAGTATGGAGCTGTATTTTTAATATCAATCTAAGTAGttttaaaaaatatttttaatctaaataataaacaaaaaGACTTATCTAAATGTCTTCTAAAGGCTTACAACTCCAGCTCCACGATTTTCTAGAGCACCTAATGACCTGCTTCACTAACTCCACCAAATTTTCTAGAGCTGGAGCTGTCCCAAACAGCGCCTTAGAGTTTGATAGAGGAGGCGATGTGATGCCTACACTCGATGAGATAACCTTAGCTATACAGAATATTAGGAAGTTGAATAAGTGCTTGATAGCTGCATTATACTCAGAATACAACTTAACCAGAACTACAAAATGATGACAAGATTGTTTGACATACAAATGAATGCATGGTACAGTAAGAGCAGTGGCAGAATTTGTCACAAACAATACCTCCTATCAGACATTTGTACATTTGCTGAACCTTTGTGTCCTAATTCTGGTCTGTTCTCCACCACACCATGTTGAAATCTGTTGTCCCTCACAACCCGAAATTCACGAGTAGGGCCTACATCAAGCAATCAGTTAACAATCAGGTGGAAACTGCTAGTTACACAACCAAAATATTGCACATATGTCACACAATATGTGAAAACTGCAGAAGCTTATAGTATGTCATGGGAAGCCAAGAACAAAGACAAGAAAGCTGGAGACAAACAATGTTGCCATGGAAAACAGGAAGCTATATATTTCATCATTGTCTAGAAGCATATCTACATAAGATCAGAATTACAGATGGTGGCCCTCAATTATGTTACCTGACATCTGACCCTGCTTGGGAGTTCTTTGATCATTTTCCATCTTTTGTGTATGTGGCTTCATCCATTGTGAGTTTTGCTCAACTTGTGCAGTGCTATCAGCAAAGCTCTTCTGGCCAGCACTCTAACAATGCAATAGTTTTTTCAGTGCAACGAAATAAAAGAATAGCAATGTATGATTTTCAGCATTACAGAAGCTTCATAACATGCATTACACACTTCAACAAAGAACCAATAAACCTAACATGTTTCCTCAATTGATAGAGAATTAATTTCGTTTCTTCACACCCAATTCCAGAAGCTCGCACACAAGGTAGGGTCAGGGGATGACAAGGAAAAAAGTGAGACATAGGAACACATAAGAGCAAATAAAGTGTTGTGGAATGCATGTCTTGTGCAGAAGCAGTGTGTGTGTCTACTCCTACTCCCTCAGTTCCAAATTGTAAGTTGTTTTAGCTTTTATTTCGTTTCTTCACACCCAATGCCAGAAGCTCGCACACAAGGTAGGGTCAGGGGATGACAAGGAAAAAAGTGAGAGGAACACATAAGAGCAAATAAAATGTTGTGGAATGCATGTCTTGTGCAGAAGCAGTGTGCGTGTCTACTCCTACTCCCTCAGTTCCAAATTGTAAGTTGTTTTAGCTTTGTCCTGAGTCAAACTTGCATCTAGTATTTGGAATTTGGAGGCCAGGTTTTCTTTTGCTAGCCTATTGAGTGACTATACGCAATTTAAGGACATAGAACTCCAAACGTTCCTTTTTGCTTTAGATTGTTTCAGAACATCACAAAAAGCTTAACATTGCAAGAAGAATATGTATAAGTATGCtataaataaaaagaaacaaCTCTAGATTTAATCATTCATCGTTCACTGAAAATGTACCCAAACAGAAAATGTATACCTCCTTCTTCttgtccctttttctttttacttcatGAAATGGATCTGCAAGTACAAAAGGTACAAACAATGACGAATTACAATCACAAAGAAAACATGAGAAGATTTACTAGTAAGGCAATATATATTGCAAACAATGGCATCAAGCTGATCATAAAGAGATAGTTAGAACCCACGTGCTGCAAGCAATAGTAAGCACTGCCTTTTACAAATTTACAACATAGAATAGAACACGAAAATACAAGTAGCCCGGACAAATGTTAACAATTTGACCCTGCAAGAATATCATTGATATATATGGACATCATTGGCTAATCAAAATCACGAACCTCGTGATAGTATCATTAATCAATATCGATAATAACCATTAAACGGTGACCCACCCTAGCAGAGCCACCCCAAATATCCATAGCTCGAAAACCCTAGACCCGACGCGGCGATCCCCTGCGCCGGCACGGGTGCAGCAGCAGAGCCGACCCAATGCGCTAGGCGAGAGCCCACAAAACCCTAGCTCCCAGAACGGTACGAGATCGACCGAGTCGAGGCGACCCAGATCGGGAGAATAGGGAAGATGCAAGGGGACCTTGGTTGAGCAGCTTCTGCGCCGTCTCGTTGGGGTCCATGTTGGATTCGCGGAGGGTGTCCAAGATGTCGGCGTCGGAGTGGCCGACGACGACCTCCTTGATCGATTGGATGGTCGACTGTATCGCCGTGGTGGTTGTGGGAGAGCGCGCCGCCCCCGCCCTGTCGGAGCCGCgtgccccgccgccgccgccagccaTGCCCGCCGCGAGAGGGGAGATCGCCCAAACGCGCGCTAGGACGGGGGAGCGGGTGGTGGTGGAGGCGCTCGCGATCGCCGCCGGAATCGCATCAAACGACACGAGGCCCTGGGTTTCGGGGGAGAGTGGGTCTGGGTTTTGGTTTGGTCGGAGTGGTTGGGGGCGGCCGGGCTCGGTGGGTGCGTGGTTTTCCAAGGGAAGGGGAAAATTGAGCTTGCTCTTTGAGTCAGGTGTCACACTCGTGAGCTTTGGGCGCGTTAACGTCTAGGTTGGCTAACGTCTAGGTTTGGGCGCGTTAATTGTCATCCTGGTCGAACCTGGTGCCTGGTTAACGTCTAGGTTGGTTATCTCAACTGTTCCATAGAGATGCTAAGCTTAAAttctactccctccgtttctttttattagtcgctggatagtgcaattttgtactatccagcgactaataaaaagaaacggagggagtattaaaGTTTATTATATTTTGATGTAATCATGTTGTAAATAGTATATAATTTTACCATATCGTGTATTAAGTTGTAGTCGCCTTTAAACAAATTATAATAATTTATAATAGACAATAAATACATATTAATCCATCATTGAGAAAGACTAATGGTTGTACCAATAGAGCCTCACTATAGAGAAACGCTCATTTTTTTGTTTATCTTGGGAGCTAGGCCTAGAGATAATTTTTGCATCTGCAGAGGCTGGCCACGCAACCAAACACGTGGAGATTGCATTCGGTGAACATGGTCAATGGCATATGCAGGCAACCAATACATTCATAATAGATTGAGAATTATATCCCCGTCAGTGGTGACCCCACCAATCGCCAATGCTTATGGAATCAAGCACCATGTCATATCTGGTTGTAGCAGGTGCAGGTCCTCGCCTCATTTTAGTGTCCGCGTCCGGCGATGGCTCTGGTTCTTTGCGCTTCCATAAGCCCCCCCACTCCTATTAGGCGCTTGCACTCACCGTCTGTGGTGGCTCACCGCTCTGCCCCTTCGTGCTTCCATAGACGGTTATGACCTCTTCAGTACTCTATCTAGATCTAGCTGCAGCAGGTGTCCTCCTCAATAGTCAATCGAGTTCACTCTGTTGTTTACGCGCCATGAAGCATCTTCTAAAGACACCGCTCCAACCACCCTATTTTACCTTATGATATCCAGTTCGTGTATCAAACCATGTCTATTACAACCGTCTTGACCACGATTTAAGATGGTAACCATTAGCGCCATGCCACAAACTCATGAATTAGTGCATGAGCTTCACCTACCTCACACCTTCAAAAGTAGCAGCTCAACTTTGTGTTGCTTGGTTCCTAACTCGCACACATGAAAGGCACATCGTTTCTTTCATTTTTTCCCGTTGTTTGGCTATCCTCGATCTCTGTTGTCACCTCACCCATCCTCGGTTTGTGTCTGGCATTCCTTGTCCTTGCTCCAAGGATGAAGCATCAAAAAGGAGAAGGTGTCGTCGTTGTACGCTAGATGCTCAGATCATCTTCGTCGGTGACGAGCACCCAACATGTATCGACTGATTAAGTGTACAACACACCAACATGGACAAGTTAGTTTGATATTAGTATGAGTATAGGTTCACTTGAAGGCAATTTGAAAGTTCTAAGTCCTAAAAAGCTAAAATGGAGGATAGAAAGTGTAACTTTGGGTAAAAGGGTAAAACAATGAGGTTTGAGTACTTAGATAAGTTTCATATGCCTAAtactatgtttctagcacttttgTTTCATCTTAAACCCAATTCTGTGAGAAAAGCGCTTCTAGGACGTAATTTGAGCCAAAATGCAAATCCTGGTAAACTTTGGTGAAAAGGTGAGTTCCTCACACTTAGTCAATTTGATTATGTACTAACTATATTTGTCTAGTCGTAGGAAAGCTCAAAATAAAGTCCAAGTAAAATGGAATAAGATTTGGTAGAAAGGACTTATCTACTCAGGTCTAGTAGGAATAAAAACGGTCGGGATAAATTTCATTCTGTTTCGCATCGTTTTCTATATTTAACTCGATCGAAATCGTATTTTTTCGTACAAATTCAGAAATGGTACGAAAAATGGGATACTAAATTCGGAATCGGTACGAAACAGTTTGGGTGCATCCTGACCATTTTCGTTTATCCCGTATTTATGAGGGGTTATCTCGTTTTTGGCAACAAACCATTAACCAGCAAAGCACTATGTGAGCTCTTTTGGCCAGCCCAAATGACCATGCGTCCGTCTACAGGCCAGCCACGCACTCGCATTGAACATGTCAACACAAGCATCCAAGGCTCCAAGCTAGTAGTTTACAGCATGCTAGGCTCCTCACGCGATTCACACAGCCACAGAAGCACGCTAGCCCTAGAGATGCTATGAATTTTTACTAAGTTGTTGCCTataagtttttttaaaaaaatgttgtCATTATGGTATCTTGACTGTAATGTACTCATctattactactctataagacgaAATTGTAGGCGTTCACAAGTGCACCGTGTTCTGCCCGTCCTCCCCTCGCGCAATCGCAGGAATCCCCGCCATCATCGCCTCTCGCGCACCTTCCTTCGACAACCTTCCATAGGAATCATCCATCGCGTCTGTGCTCCCCCTCGCGCAATCCTACCGCACTCGCCTCCCGAAATCGGCCGCCACGGCGCCTCACGCCATGGCTCCTGCCCAGCAGCTGCAGCTCCCTCCGCCTCCGGTGGTCTGGCACGCCGCCTCCTCGCCCAGATCCGTCCGTGGTCCGCCCCTCCGGCCTCGCCCAGCTCCAAAGCTCCCTCCTGCTCGCGGGCACGCGATCTCGCCCTGGGGGCCATGCCCTAGGCCGTCGTCT
It encodes:
- the LOC100501220 gene encoding uncharacterized protein isoform X3, yielding MAGGGGGARGSDRAGAARSPTTTTAIQSTIQSIKEVVVGHSDADILDTLRESNMDPNETAQKLLNQDPFHEVKRKRDKKKESAGQKSFADSTAQVEQNSQWMKPHTQKMENDQRTPKQGQMSGPTREFRVVRDNRFQHGVVENRPELGHKGSANVQMSDRSTLVQSGRNRSPATTSGDQITHQNAMQNSNSDTTQGKRDAQGTTEKHVKPYLKNPQNEQHFPGSDPAHGSANVRIAGGTVGPAQRHVGVVNSTRQFAARSGSQMHAPSGSYANIQRGSFTSVGASGRYSAFMSRNIQQNQRPDTMFRGRPTVRSFVAQNTNRYHQGSTSNQKVHPIKEWKPKSTKKSPTIDADNSIADATSPSASNCESANTLNVNELPEKISQTNLHEVEHVIIPEHLRVPEYEQTKLRFGSFTSGLDSEQVSASTPQDTEQPEHVQESVQQASEYDSLDAGPDDMDEQARSSQHLSTSTAEISLPPSEDSDRMSGQVENDDGLGLVQSDTPIGAADGDNTQITSTLTAFSAYSHEDPNMHTNNEAQLYGLVEPNVHPQVLASSSQGYPSENPEADNAVQVFRMPESNVHSQVLPSTSEALNPQIVSNSPVSISSQQQQHISQQQAAAQMYPQMHVQHFPNFMPYRQLYSPVYPMPMPNYSPNVPYPSNGNNYLQMPSGGSHLTAGSVKYGVSQFKPLPSGNPSGYGNYTHPAGFTMGSPGVIGATVGVDDVNRMKYKDNIYASTPQVETSDIWIQQAREMPPMQVPSYYNIPGQATPGAFVPNPANASFNATAQSSHVQFPGLYHPQQPPSIVSPHPMVHQQVPSAIGPNVGVGVAAPGPQVGAYQQPQLGHMNWRPSF
- the LOC100501220 gene encoding uncharacterized protein isoform X1, which gives rise to MAGGGGGARGSDRAGAARSPTTTTAIQSTIQSIKEVVVGHSDADILDTLRESNMDPNETAQKLLNQDPFHEVKRKRDKKKESAGQKSFADSTAQVEQNSQWMKPHTQKMENDQRTPKQGQMSGPTREFRVVRDNRFQHGVVENRPELGHKGSANVQMSDRSTLVQSGRNRSPATTSGDQITHQNAMQNSNSDTTQGKRDAQGTTEKHVKPYLKNPQNEQHFPGSDPAHGSANVRIAGGTVGPAQRHVGVVNSTRQFAARSGSQMHAPSGSYANIQRGSFTSVGASGRYSAFMSRNIQQNQRPDTMFRGRPTVRSFVAQNTNRYHQGSTSNQKAVHPIKEWKPKSTKKSPTIDADNSIADATSPSASNCESANTLNVNELPEKISQTNLHEVEHVIIPEHLRVPEYEQTKLRFGSFTSGLDSEQVSASTPQDTEQPEHVQESVQQASEYDSLDAGPDDMDEQARSSQHLSTSTAEISLPPSEDSDRMSGQVENDDGLGLVQSDTPIGAADGDNTQITSTLTAFSAYSHEDPNMHTNNEAQLYGLVEPNVHPQVLASSSQGYPSENPEADNAVQVFRMPESNVHSQVLPSTSEVALNPQIVSNSPVSISSQQQQHISQQQAAAQMYPQMHVQHFPNFMPYRQLYSPVYPMPMPNYSPNVPYPSNGNNYLQMPSGGSHLTAGSVKYGVSQFKPLPSGNPSGYGNYTHPAGFTMGSPGVIGATVGVDDVNRMKYKDNIYASTPQVETSDIWIQQAREMPPMQVPSYYNIPGQATPGAFVPNPANASFNATAQSSHVQFPGLYHPQQPPSIVSPHPMVHQQVPSAIGPNVGVGVAAPGPQVGAYQQPQLGHMNWRPSF
- the LOC100501220 gene encoding uncharacterized protein isoform X2; the protein is MAGGGGGARGSDRAGAARSPTTTTAIQSTIQSIKEVVVGHSDADILDTLRESNMDPNETAQKLLNQDPFHEVKRKRDKKKESAGQKSFADSTAQVEQNSQWMKPHTQKMENDQRTPKQGQMSGPTREFRVVRDNRFQHGVVENRPELGHKGSANVQMSDRSTLVQSGRNRSPATTSGDQITHQNAMQNSNSDTTQGKRDAQGTTEKHVKPYLKNPQNEQHFPGSDPAHGSANVRIAGGTVGPAQRHVGVVNSTRQFAARSGSQMHAPSGSYANIQRGSFTSVGASGRYSAFMSRNIQQNQRPDTMFRGRPTVRSFVAQNTNRYHQGSTSNQKVHPIKEWKPKSTKKSPTIDADNSIADATSPSASNCESANTLNVNELPEKISQTNLHEVEHVIIPEHLRVPEYEQTKLRFGSFTSGLDSEQVSASTPQDTEQPEHVQESVQQASEYDSLDAGPDDMDEQARSSQHLSTSTAEISLPPSEDSDRMSGQVENDDGLGLVQSDTPIGAADGDNTQITSTLTAFSAYSHEDPNMHTNNEAQLYGLVEPNVHPQVLASSSQGYPSENPEADNAVQVFRMPESNVHSQVLPSTSEVALNPQIVSNSPVSISSQQQQHISQQQAAAQMYPQMHVQHFPNFMPYRQLYSPVYPMPMPNYSPNVPYPSNGNNYLQMPSGGSHLTAGSVKYGVSQFKPLPSGNPSGYGNYTHPAGFTMGSPGVIGATVGVDDVNRMKYKDNIYASTPQVETSDIWIQQAREMPPMQVPSYYNIPGQATPGAFVPNPANASFNATAQSSHVQFPGLYHPQQPPSIVSPHPMVHQQVPSAIGPNVGVGVAAPGPQVGAYQQPQLGHMNWRPSF
- the LOC100501220 gene encoding uncharacterized protein LOC100501220, with product MAGGGGGARGSDRAGAARSPTTTTAIQSTIQSIKEVVVGHSDADILDTLRESNMDPNETAQKLLNQDPFHEVKRKRDKKKESAGQKSFADSTAQVEQNSQWMKPHTQKMENDQRTPKQGQMSGPTREFRVVRDNRFQHGVVENRPELGHKGSANVQMSDRSTLVQSGRNRSPATTSGDQITHQNAMQNSNSDTTQGKRDAQGTTEKHVKPYLKNPQNEQHFPGSDPAHGSANVRIAGGTVGPAQRHVGVVNSTRQFAARSGSQMHAPSGSYANIQRGSFTSVGASGRYSAFMSRNIQQNQRPDTMFRGRPTVRSFVAQNTNRYHQGSTSNQKAVHPIKEWKPKSTKKSPTIDADNSIADATSPSASNCESANTLNVNELPEKISQTNLHEVEHVIIPEHLRVPEYEQTKLRFGSFTSGLDSEQVSASTPQDTEQPEHVQESVQQASEYDSLDAGPDDMDEQARSSQHLSTSTAEISLPPSEDSDRMSGQVENDDGLGLVQSDTPIGAADGDNTQITSTLTAFSAYSHEDPNMHTNNEAQLYGLVEPNVHPQVLASSSQGYPSENPEADNAVQVFRMPESNVHSQVLPSTSEALNPQIVSNSPVSISSQQQQHISQQQAAAQMYPQMHVQHFPNFMPYRQLYSPVYPMPMPNYSPNVPYPSNGNNYLQMPSGGSHLTAGSVKYGVSQFKPLPSGNPSGYGNYTHPAGFTMGSPGVIGATVGVDDVNRMKYKDNIYASTPQVETSDIWIQQAREMPPMQVPSYYNIPGQATPGAFVPNPANASFNATAQSSHVQFPGLYHPQQPPSIVSPHPMVHQQVPSAIGPNVGVGVAAPGPQVGAYQQPQLGHMNWRPSF